A genomic segment from Streptomyces sp. NBC_00237 encodes:
- a CDS encoding alpha/beta fold hydrolase, protein MEDHSVVDVGDVRMAYRSWGDQHGAPVILLHGIGGSALTWEKTGQALGEEWRVYALDLRGHGESDWPDEYDLDLMKEDVLGFIEESKIDRAGVVGHGMGGVVAYLLAQDYPDRVERLVLEETPAPFDGASDVLPSSGPVDYDENAVPQIQAQLASPPEEWLERLGEIVAPTLIVTSGPESEMDATDVPEMADRIPDCAQVTLPGGHWIHRRNAQQFADKVSDFFSS, encoded by the coding sequence ATGGAAGATCACTCCGTCGTCGATGTGGGCGACGTACGCATGGCGTACCGCTCCTGGGGCGACCAGCACGGCGCCCCCGTCATCCTGCTGCACGGAATCGGCGGTTCCGCCCTGACCTGGGAAAAGACCGGGCAGGCGCTCGGCGAGGAATGGCGGGTGTACGCACTCGATCTGCGCGGCCACGGCGAGAGCGACTGGCCCGACGAGTACGACCTCGACCTCATGAAGGAGGACGTCCTCGGCTTCATCGAGGAGTCCAAGATCGACCGGGCGGGCGTGGTCGGCCACGGCATGGGGGGCGTCGTCGCGTACCTCCTCGCGCAGGACTACCCGGACCGGGTGGAGCGTCTGGTCCTGGAGGAGACGCCGGCCCCCTTCGACGGCGCGTCGGACGTCCTCCCGTCCTCGGGCCCCGTCGACTACGACGAGAACGCGGTCCCGCAGATCCAGGCCCAGCTGGCGTCCCCGCCGGAGGAGTGGCTGGAGCGCCTCGGCGAGATCGTCGCCCCGACCCTCATCGTCACCAGCGGCCCGGAGAGTGAGATGGACGCCACCGACGTCCCCGAGATGGCCGACCGCATCCCGGACTGCGCACAGGTGACCCTGCCGGGCGGGCACTGGATCCACCGGCGGAACGCGCAGCAGTTCGCGGACAAGGTGAGCGACTTCTTCAGCAGCTGA
- the uraH gene encoding hydroxyisourate hydrolase, translating to MSTATTASVSTHILDTSIGRPAEGVAITLTARSGADADWVTLGGSKTDADGRCKDLPALPEGTTHVRLDFETETYFVSKSKTEAEAQQDAPRVRDSGAFFPEVAITFAVVPGEHFHVPLLLNPFGYSVYRGS from the coding sequence ATGAGTACCGCAACCACCGCCTCGGTGTCCACGCACATCCTGGACACCAGCATCGGCCGCCCCGCCGAGGGCGTCGCCATCACGCTCACCGCCCGCAGCGGCGCTGACGCCGACTGGGTGACGCTCGGCGGTTCGAAGACCGACGCGGACGGGCGCTGCAAGGACCTCCCGGCCCTGCCGGAGGGAACGACCCACGTCCGGCTCGACTTCGAGACCGAGACCTACTTCGTAAGCAAGAGCAAGACCGAAGCCGAGGCTCAGCAGGACGCCCCCCGCGTAAGGGACAGCGGCGCGTTCTTCCCGGAAGTGGCGATCACCTTCGCCGTCGTACCGGGCGAACACTTCCACGTACCGCTGCTGCTCAACCCGTTCGGCTACTCCGTATACCGAGGGAGCTAG
- a CDS encoding DUF5708 family protein, with translation MSRATKTLIEGAVTFAVGLALKLWGLDTQIWWVTPTKAGVVLMVIGGLLLASGLFQSVRRTEVTRK, from the coding sequence ATGAGCCGAGCCACGAAGACCCTGATCGAAGGAGCCGTGACGTTCGCGGTCGGGCTTGCCCTGAAGCTGTGGGGCCTCGACACGCAGATCTGGTGGGTGACGCCGACCAAGGCCGGTGTCGTCCTCATGGTCATCGGCGGCCTCCTGCTGGCCTCCGGCCTGTTCCAGAGCGTGCGCCGCACCGAGGTCACCCGGAAATGA
- the pucL gene encoding factor-independent urate hydroxylase: MPTILGQNQYGKAENRVVKITRDGDTHHIKDLNVSVALSGDMDDVHYSGSNANVLPTDTTKNTVYAFAKEFGIESAEQFGIHLARHFVTTQEPIKKARIRIEEYSWERIATSDNNSKFIGSDEVNHSFARKGQELRTTQITFDGTNWEVISGLKDLTVMNSTNSEFWGYVKDKYTTLKEAYDRILCTDVSAAWRYNWTSDDDRMPNWEKSYEQAKKHILQAFAETYSLSLQQTLYQMGSRVINSRSEIDEIRFSLPNNHHFLVDLEPFGLKNDNEVYFAADRPYGLIEATILRDGVEPQIPVDMTNL; this comes from the coding sequence ATGCCCACCATTCTCGGCCAGAACCAGTACGGCAAAGCAGAGAACCGCGTCGTCAAGATCACGCGGGACGGCGACACCCACCACATCAAGGACCTGAACGTCTCGGTCGCCCTCTCCGGCGACATGGACGACGTCCACTACTCCGGCTCGAACGCCAACGTCCTGCCGACCGACACCACCAAGAACACGGTGTACGCGTTCGCCAAGGAATTCGGCATCGAGTCCGCCGAGCAGTTCGGCATCCACCTCGCCCGTCACTTCGTGACGACGCAGGAGCCGATCAAGAAGGCGCGCATCCGGATCGAGGAGTACTCCTGGGAGCGCATCGCGACCTCGGACAACAACTCGAAGTTCATCGGGTCCGACGAGGTCAACCACTCCTTCGCCCGCAAGGGCCAGGAGCTGCGCACCACCCAGATCACCTTCGACGGAACGAACTGGGAGGTCATATCCGGCCTCAAGGACCTCACCGTCATGAACTCCACCAACTCGGAGTTCTGGGGTTACGTCAAGGACAAGTACACGACGCTGAAGGAGGCGTACGACCGCATCCTGTGCACCGACGTCTCCGCCGCCTGGCGCTACAACTGGACCAGCGACGACGACCGGATGCCCAACTGGGAGAAGTCGTACGAGCAGGCCAAGAAGCACATCCTCCAGGCGTTCGCCGAGACGTACTCGCTCTCCCTCCAGCAGACGCTGTACCAAATGGGTTCGCGGGTCATCAACAGCCGGAGCGAGATCGACGAGATCCGCTTCTCGCTGCCCAACAACCACCACTTCCTGGTCGACCTCGAACCGTTCGGTCTGAAGAACGACAACGAGGTCTATTTCGCCGCCGACCGCCCGTACGGCCTCATTGAGGCGACCATCCTGCGGGACGGAGTCGAGCCGCAGATCCCGGTCGACATGACCAACCTCTGA
- a CDS encoding 8-oxoguanine deaminase: MAAPAAKASRTDSSRNDVSRIVIENCAIATVDANDTEYASGHVVVAGNRIESIGSGTAPADLTGVVRRIDGTGHLVTPGLINTHHHFYQWITRGLATDHNLFDWLTALYPTWARIDEQMVTAAARGSLAMMVRGGVTTAMDHHYVFPRGSGDLSSAIIGAAKNMGVRFTLARGSMDRGESDGGLPPDFAIETTEGALAATEATVDQHHDASFDSMTQVAVAPCSPFSVSTELMRQGAELARRKGVRLHTHGSETVEEEKFCHELFGMGPTDYFESTGWLGSDVWMAHCVHMNDSDIAAFARTGTGVAHCPSSNARLAAGIARVPDLLRAGVPVGLGVDGTASNESGELHTELRNALLINRLSAEHRERALNARQALRLGTYGGAQVLGRAAEIGSLEAGKLADLVMWRIDGLGHSTIADPVTAIVFGAAAPVTLSLINGEPVVEDNHLTTVDEEAIARSARDEAQRLARVAAQPR; encoded by the coding sequence ATGGCAGCACCGGCAGCAAAAGCTTCGCGCACGGACAGCTCACGGAACGACGTCTCCCGCATCGTCATCGAGAACTGCGCGATCGCGACCGTCGACGCCAACGACACGGAATACGCGTCGGGACACGTCGTCGTCGCGGGCAACCGGATCGAGTCCATCGGATCGGGCACGGCGCCCGCAGACCTCACGGGCGTGGTCCGCCGCATCGACGGCACCGGCCACCTCGTCACTCCCGGCCTGATCAACACGCACCACCACTTCTACCAGTGGATCACCCGGGGCCTGGCCACCGACCACAACCTCTTCGACTGGCTCACCGCGCTCTACCCCACCTGGGCGCGGATCGACGAGCAGATGGTGACGGCGGCGGCCCGGGGCTCCCTGGCGATGATGGTCCGCGGCGGCGTCACCACCGCCATGGACCACCACTACGTCTTCCCCCGCGGCTCCGGCGACCTCTCCTCGGCGATCATCGGTGCGGCGAAGAACATGGGCGTACGTTTCACCCTCGCGCGGGGCTCCATGGACCGGGGCGAATCCGACGGGGGTCTGCCGCCGGACTTCGCGATCGAGACGACAGAGGGCGCGCTCGCCGCCACCGAGGCCACGGTCGACCAGCACCACGACGCGTCCTTCGACTCCATGACCCAGGTCGCCGTCGCACCCTGCTCGCCCTTCTCCGTTTCCACCGAACTCATGCGCCAGGGCGCGGAGTTGGCCCGCCGCAAGGGCGTCCGACTGCACACCCACGGCAGCGAGACGGTGGAGGAGGAGAAGTTCTGCCACGAGCTGTTCGGCATGGGCCCCACCGACTACTTCGAGTCGACGGGCTGGCTCGGCAGCGACGTGTGGATGGCCCACTGCGTCCACATGAACGACTCCGACATCGCCGCCTTCGCCCGTACGGGAACCGGCGTCGCGCACTGCCCCTCCTCCAACGCCCGCCTCGCCGCAGGCATCGCCCGGGTCCCCGACCTGCTCCGGGCGGGCGTACCCGTCGGCCTCGGCGTCGACGGCACGGCCTCCAACGAGTCCGGCGAACTCCACACCGAGCTGCGCAACGCGCTCCTCATCAACCGCCTCAGTGCCGAGCACCGCGAGCGGGCCCTCAATGCCCGCCAGGCCCTGCGCCTCGGCACCTACGGAGGCGCCCAAGTCCTGGGCCGCGCGGCGGAGATCGGCTCGCTCGAAGCCGGGAAGCTCGCGGACCTGGTGATGTGGAGGATCGACGGCCTCGGCCACTCCACCATCGCCGACCCGGTCACCGCCATCGTCTTCGGCGCGGCGGCGCCGGTCACCCTGTCCCTGATCAACGGCGAACCCGTCGTCGAGGACAACCACCTGACCACGGTGGACGAGGAAGCCATCGCCCGCAGTGCGCGGGACGAGGCGCAGCGCCTGGCGCGGGTCGCCGCGCAGCCGCGCTGA
- a CDS encoding FAD-dependent monooxygenase: MIRGSRVAVVGGSIAGCAAAAAAHRGGAEEVTVYERTAGQLAERGVGLAMHGGRYEELAAAGFMDAAMPSVRMTHRTWYVRDDTAASPLGRSLGVMPFPFLTYSWGSLWRELRARVPESVEFRTGSAVKGLRLTSRGVELDGERYDLVVGADGYRSLVRTIACPDTAPEYSGYLAWRGAYPESDLPDAHLWPADECAYVVFDGGHIVIYRIPDDAGGHHVNWVFYTAPPTGHVPPADGGRTLTTALADRLAEITSHRLPPFFAALIEATPAGDRFVQPLYDVTAPQYATDRLALVGDAATVARPHTGAGAVKALQDATALQSALRNADSPAEAFAAYDALRAPVGRTMVELGRSLGRALVQETPDWSGMGDGELDAFWRRADGSGAFGGRELKRA; encoded by the coding sequence ATGATCAGAGGAAGCAGGGTCGCCGTCGTCGGCGGCAGCATCGCGGGCTGTGCGGCGGCTGCCGCCGCCCACCGGGGCGGCGCGGAAGAGGTCACCGTCTACGAGCGGACCGCCGGGCAACTCGCCGAACGGGGCGTCGGGTTGGCGATGCACGGGGGCCGTTACGAGGAGCTGGCGGCGGCCGGGTTCATGGACGCGGCGATGCCGTCGGTGCGGATGACCCACCGCACCTGGTACGTCCGGGACGACACGGCCGCGTCCCCGCTGGGCCGGTCGCTGGGCGTGATGCCGTTCCCGTTCCTCACGTACAGCTGGGGATCGCTCTGGCGTGAACTGCGCGCCCGGGTACCGGAGTCGGTGGAGTTCCGCACCGGCTCGGCCGTGAAGGGCCTCCGACTGACCTCCCGGGGCGTCGAGTTGGACGGGGAGCGGTACGACCTGGTGGTCGGCGCGGACGGCTACCGCTCACTCGTCCGTACGATCGCCTGTCCGGACACCGCGCCCGAGTACTCCGGCTATCTCGCCTGGCGCGGCGCCTACCCCGAGTCGGACCTGCCCGACGCCCACCTGTGGCCCGCCGACGAGTGCGCGTACGTCGTCTTCGACGGCGGGCACATCGTCATCTACCGCATCCCCGACGACGCGGGCGGCCACCACGTCAACTGGGTCTTCTACACCGCCCCGCCGACCGGCCACGTCCCGCCGGCCGACGGCGGGCGCACCCTCACCACCGCGCTCGCCGACCGCCTCGCGGAGATCACCTCGCACCGCCTCCCGCCCTTCTTCGCCGCGCTGATCGAGGCGACACCGGCCGGCGACCGCTTCGTACAGCCGCTGTACGACGTGACCGCACCGCAGTACGCCACCGACCGGCTCGCCCTGGTCGGCGACGCGGCCACCGTCGCCAGGCCGCACACCGGCGCGGGGGCGGTGAAGGCACTCCAGGACGCCACCGCGCTCCAGTCGGCACTGCGGAACGCGGACTCCCCCGCCGAGGCTTTCGCCGCGTACGACGCACTGCGGGCGCCGGTCGGCCGGACCATGGTCGAATTGGGCCGGTCCCTGGGCCGCGCGCTCGTACAGGAAACGCCGGACTGGAGCGGGATGGGAGACGGGGAACTGGACGCGTTCTGGCGGCGGGCCGACGGGAGCGGGGCTTTCGGAGGGCGGGAGCTGAAGCGGGCCTGA
- a CDS encoding fibronectin type III domain-containing protein: protein MRGPAVQRPTVRTVLTCTALLAATLTTVTGCGGAKAQPARDTSRPTTPGGVTAQAGSAHSVHVMWSAATDDRGVAGYDVFEKGKKVKAVPARTTMVDVESLRPATSYSFTVRARDAAGNLSAPSAAVTAKTRAPAPDDRKPPTAPTRLTGKVIDGTSVSLTWGRATDAGGAITAYDIYQEDSRIHSARGTETSTRVTGLRPGTVYTFTVRARDAAENSSGDSKAIDLTTARSSGARASTAPTGLTATAHADGVQRTIRLRWTQPRTGGDVTEYQLYLNGKMATTIAWGAPPPPGPVTYSFTVSEPPGTRYSVKLRAKLPDGKWGDFSAQRTVVGAG from the coding sequence ATGAGAGGTCCAGCTGTGCAACGCCCCACCGTTCGCACCGTGTTGACCTGTACGGCGCTGCTCGCGGCCACCCTGACCACCGTCACCGGGTGCGGCGGCGCGAAGGCCCAGCCGGCCCGTGACACCAGCAGACCGACCACTCCCGGGGGCGTCACCGCCCAGGCGGGCAGCGCCCACTCCGTGCACGTCATGTGGAGCGCGGCCACCGACGACCGGGGCGTGGCGGGCTACGACGTCTTCGAGAAGGGCAAGAAGGTCAAGGCGGTCCCGGCGCGGACCACCATGGTCGACGTCGAGAGCCTGCGCCCTGCCACTTCGTACTCCTTCACGGTGCGGGCGCGGGACGCGGCCGGGAACCTCTCCGCGCCGAGTGCGGCCGTCACCGCGAAGACCAGGGCCCCCGCTCCGGACGACCGCAAGCCCCCGACCGCCCCGACTCGGCTCACAGGCAAGGTGATTGACGGTACGTCAGTCAGTCTGACCTGGGGACGGGCCACCGACGCGGGCGGTGCGATCACCGCCTACGACATCTACCAGGAGGACTCGCGCATCCACAGTGCGCGCGGCACCGAGACCAGTACCCGCGTCACGGGACTGCGTCCCGGGACCGTCTACACGTTCACCGTGCGCGCCCGGGACGCCGCCGAGAACTCCTCCGGCGACAGCAAGGCGATCGACCTGACCACGGCCCGCTCCTCGGGTGCCCGTGCCTCCACCGCGCCGACCGGGCTGACGGCCACCGCCCACGCGGACGGGGTCCAGCGCACCATCAGGCTCCGCTGGACCCAGCCCCGTACCGGAGGCGACGTCACCGAGTACCAGCTGTACCTGAACGGCAAGATGGCCACCACCATCGCCTGGGGCGCACCCCCGCCGCCCGGCCCGGTGACGTACAGCTTCACCGTCTCGGAACCCCCGGGCACCCGCTACAGCGTGAAGCTGCGGGCGAAGCTGCCGGACGGGAAGTGGGGGGACTTCTCGGCGCAGCGGACGGTGGTGGGGGCGGGGTAG
- a CDS encoding chitosanase: MQLTRRVQNTVRALLGLTLAAVPGTAVAAASGERAGDARTSASSGLRDPAKKDLAMRLVSSAENSSLEWKEQYRYIEDIGDGRGYTAGIIGFCSGTGDMLELVERYSAAEPGNVLEKYLPALRKVNGSDSHRGLGSGFVRDWKKAADDRGFEKAQNRERDRVYFDPAVRRAQEDGLGTLGQFVYYDAMVMHGAGGPDGFDAIRRGALDRAAAPARGGDQGAYLNAFLDVRKKTMKREAAHEDTSRIDTAQRVFVAAGNFELRTPLVWKVYGDAYRVD, from the coding sequence GTGCAACTCACCCGTCGTGTTCAGAACACCGTCCGCGCCCTGCTGGGCCTGACCCTCGCCGCCGTGCCGGGCACGGCCGTCGCCGCCGCGTCCGGGGAGCGGGCGGGCGATGCCCGTACGAGTGCCTCGTCGGGGCTGCGGGATCCCGCGAAGAAGGACCTCGCGATGCGGCTCGTGTCGAGTGCGGAGAACTCCTCGCTGGAGTGGAAGGAGCAGTACCGCTACATCGAGGACATCGGGGACGGGCGCGGCTACACCGCCGGGATCATCGGCTTCTGCTCCGGGACCGGGGACATGCTGGAGCTGGTCGAGCGCTACAGCGCCGCCGAACCGGGGAACGTGCTGGAGAAGTACCTGCCCGCGCTGCGGAAGGTGAACGGGTCGGACTCTCATCGGGGGCTCGGGTCCGGTTTCGTCCGGGACTGGAAGAAGGCGGCGGACGACCGGGGCTTCGAGAAGGCGCAGAACCGCGAGCGGGACCGGGTGTACTTCGATCCGGCGGTGCGCCGCGCGCAGGAGGACGGGCTCGGCACGCTGGGTCAGTTCGTCTACTACGACGCGATGGTGATGCACGGGGCGGGCGGTCCTGACGGCTTCGACGCGATCCGGCGGGGCGCGCTGGACAGGGCGGCGGCGCCCGCGCGGGGCGGGGACCAGGGGGCGTACCTGAACGCCTTCCTCGACGTACGGAAGAAGACGATGAAGCGCGAGGCCGCGCACGAGGACACGAGTCGTATCGACACGGCGCAGCGGGTGTTCGTGGCGGCGGGGAACTTCGAGCTGCGGACGCCGCTGGTGTGGAAGGTGTACGGGGACGCGTACCGGGTGGACTGA
- a CDS encoding nucleobase:cation symporter-2 family protein → MAQPAKGPAAEGPCSAQTPEPARTPEPAQTPEPAQQDESAADADSTSLGKPVDLLDPVHPVDEKLPAKRLVPAALQHIAAMYAGVVTPPLIIGQAVGLDAAGMTRLIAASLLIAGLATILQTIGVARFAGNRLPFVNAASSAGIAPMLAIAETSAPGHQLPAIYGAVMVAGVFCLAVGPFFGKLLRFFPPLVTGVVITLIGVTLMPVPVAWAQGGNKDAADFGDMKYLALAAFTLVVILMIQRFGTGFVKQVALLLGMLIGTLAAVPFGLADFSGLKDAPIAALPTPFAFGAPEFQPAAILSLCIVMLVLMTESSAGMLALGKICERDCDGRTITRGLRTDGIATLVGPVFGGFPTSAFAQNVGVVTLTRVRSRYVVAVAGGALLFLGAFPVLGAVVSMVPMPVLGGAGIVLFGSIAVSGIRTLSEAGLDDSSNIILVAVALGAGIIPLAAPTFYADFPAWAQTVLGSGISAGALVAVLLNLFFHHLGTQGRRTPAATVALKSS, encoded by the coding sequence ATGGCACAGCCAGCAAAGGGGCCGGCAGCAGAAGGCCCGTGTTCTGCCCAGACGCCCGAGCCTGCCCGGACGCCCGAGCCTGCCCAGACGCCCGAGCCTGCCCAGCAGGACGAGTCCGCCGCTGACGCCGACTCGACGTCCCTCGGAAAGCCGGTCGATCTCCTCGATCCCGTGCACCCGGTGGACGAGAAGCTCCCCGCCAAGCGGCTCGTCCCCGCCGCGCTCCAGCACATCGCCGCCATGTACGCGGGCGTCGTCACCCCTCCGCTCATCATCGGCCAGGCCGTCGGCCTGGACGCCGCCGGGATGACCCGGCTGATCGCCGCCAGCCTGCTGATCGCGGGCCTCGCCACGATCCTCCAGACGATCGGCGTGGCCAGGTTCGCCGGAAACCGGCTCCCCTTCGTCAACGCCGCCTCCTCCGCCGGTATCGCCCCGATGCTCGCCATCGCGGAGACCAGCGCCCCCGGCCACCAACTCCCGGCCATCTACGGCGCGGTGATGGTCGCCGGTGTCTTCTGTCTCGCCGTCGGACCCTTCTTCGGCAAGCTCCTGCGCTTCTTCCCGCCGCTCGTCACCGGCGTCGTGATCACGCTCATCGGCGTGACGCTGATGCCCGTGCCCGTCGCCTGGGCGCAGGGCGGCAACAAGGACGCCGCCGACTTCGGCGACATGAAGTACCTGGCGCTCGCCGCCTTCACGCTCGTCGTGATCCTGATGATCCAGCGCTTCGGCACCGGCTTCGTCAAGCAAGTCGCCCTGCTGCTCGGCATGTTGATCGGCACGCTCGCGGCCGTCCCCTTCGGGCTCGCCGACTTCAGCGGCCTCAAAGACGCCCCGATCGCCGCCCTGCCCACTCCCTTCGCCTTCGGCGCCCCCGAGTTCCAGCCCGCCGCGATCCTCTCGCTGTGCATCGTGATGCTGGTCCTGATGACCGAGTCCTCGGCCGGGATGCTCGCCCTCGGCAAGATCTGCGAACGCGACTGCGACGGCAGGACCATCACCCGCGGCCTGCGCACCGACGGCATCGCCACGCTCGTCGGCCCCGTCTTCGGCGGTTTCCCGACCAGCGCCTTCGCGCAGAACGTCGGCGTCGTCACCCTGACCCGCGTACGCAGCCGGTACGTCGTCGCCGTCGCCGGTGGTGCGCTGCTCTTCCTCGGCGCGTTCCCGGTACTCGGCGCGGTCGTCTCCATGGTGCCGATGCCCGTACTCGGCGGCGCCGGGATCGTCCTCTTCGGCTCGATCGCCGTCAGCGGCATCCGTACCCTCTCCGAAGCCGGACTCGACGACAGCTCGAACATCATCCTCGTGGCGGTGGCACTCGGCGCGGGCATCATCCCGCTCGCGGCACCCACCTTCTACGCGGACTTCCCCGCCTGGGCACAGACCGTCCTGGGCTCCGGCATCAGCGCCGGGGCACTCGTCGCGGTCCTGCTCAATCTCTTCTTCCACCACCTCGGCACCCAGGGCCGTCGCACTCCAGCGGCGACCGTGGCACTCAAATCCTCCTAG
- a CDS encoding chitosanase has translation MKSVVRGVGLLVLGLTMAVVGSVSVMRDEGGDEGRRRGAPSDTAYERPVTDRTPGPVRPTRSGNPKPAEKRRSGSGAADPGLADPAKKDVAMRLVSSAENSSLDWRKQYRYIQDIDDGRGYTAGIVGFCSGTGDLTEVVERYSAARPGNALEKFLPALRKVRGSDSHEGLEDPFTEAWRHAADTDPAFRAAQDAQRDGDYFDPAVRQGKADGLGALGQFVYYDAYVMHGHDDSPGSTGFLALREKARKKAGLPVDGGDEKAYLNAFLDARVKAMKEEPAHRDTSRIETAQRVFVREGNLTLRTPLTWKVYGDTYRVK, from the coding sequence GTGAAGTCCGTTGTGCGTGGGGTGGGGCTGCTCGTACTGGGCCTGACGATGGCAGTAGTGGGAAGCGTGAGCGTGATGCGGGACGAAGGGGGAGACGAGGGGCGCCGCAGGGGGGCTCCTTCGGACACGGCGTACGAGAGGCCGGTGACGGACCGGACGCCCGGCCCGGTGCGGCCGACGCGGTCCGGGAATCCGAAACCGGCCGAGAAGAGGCGGAGCGGCTCGGGGGCGGCCGATCCGGGGCTGGCCGATCCGGCGAAGAAGGACGTGGCGATGCGGCTGGTGTCGAGCGCCGAGAACTCCTCGCTGGACTGGCGGAAGCAGTACCGGTACATCCAGGACATCGACGACGGGCGCGGCTACACCGCCGGGATCGTCGGGTTCTGCTCCGGGACCGGGGACCTGACGGAGGTCGTCGAGCGGTACAGCGCCGCCCGGCCGGGTAACGCGCTGGAGAAGTTCCTGCCCGCGCTGCGCAAGGTCAGGGGCAGCGACTCGCACGAGGGCCTGGAGGATCCCTTCACCGAGGCGTGGCGGCACGCCGCCGACACCGATCCCGCCTTCCGCGCGGCGCAGGACGCCCAGCGGGACGGGGACTACTTCGACCCGGCGGTCCGGCAGGGGAAGGCGGACGGGCTGGGGGCGCTCGGTCAGTTCGTCTACTACGACGCGTACGTGATGCACGGGCACGACGACAGCCCCGGCTCGACGGGCTTCCTGGCCCTGCGCGAGAAGGCCAGGAAGAAGGCCGGACTGCCCGTCGACGGCGGAGACGAGAAGGCGTACCTGAACGCCTTCCTGGACGCCCGGGTGAAGGCCATGAAGGAGGAGCCCGCCCACCGGGACACCAGCCGGATCGAGACGGCCCAGCGGGTGTTCGTACGGGAGGGGAATCTCACCCTCCGGACGCCGCTGACCTGGAAGGTCTACGGCGACACGTACCGGGTGAAGTGA
- a CDS encoding nucleobase:cation symporter-2 family protein, producing the protein MPPLKLATTGLQHVAAMYAGVVAPPLIVGAAVGLSGKELTFLTGASLFMAGLATLLQTLGVWNIGARLPFVNGVTFAGVAPMLAIAGGQSKEDALPVIFGAIIVAGAIGFIAAPFFSKLVRFFPPVVTGTVITLIGVSLLPVAFGWAQGPNPKAADYGSTTFLGLAGITLVIVLLLRRFTRGFVKQIAVLLGLVLGTLIAIPFGATDFTPITEASVVGFPTPFHFGAPQFVAAAIISMCVVMLVSMTESTADMLALGEIVERPADEKTIAAGLRADALGSAVSPLFNGFMCSAFAQNIGLVAMTRIRSRFVVAAGGGFLILMGLCPIAASLIAVVPRPVLGGAGIVLFGSVAASGIQTLVKASLEKDNNVLIVAVSLAVGIIPIAAPTFYHHFPETAKIILDSGISTGCLAAVVLNLVFNHIGKRADDDEVTAPMEPGGEISHKGEKAVAHAH; encoded by the coding sequence ATGCCTCCCCTGAAGCTCGCCACGACCGGCCTCCAGCACGTCGCCGCCATGTACGCGGGAGTCGTCGCACCCCCGCTGATCGTCGGCGCGGCCGTCGGCCTCTCCGGCAAGGAACTCACCTTCCTCACCGGCGCCAGCCTCTTCATGGCCGGTCTCGCCACCCTCCTCCAGACGCTCGGCGTCTGGAACATCGGCGCCCGGCTCCCCTTCGTCAACGGCGTCACCTTCGCCGGTGTCGCCCCGATGCTCGCCATCGCGGGCGGTCAGTCGAAGGAGGACGCGCTCCCGGTCATCTTCGGCGCGATCATCGTCGCCGGAGCGATCGGCTTCATCGCCGCCCCCTTCTTCTCCAAGCTCGTCCGGTTCTTCCCCCCGGTCGTCACCGGCACGGTCATCACCCTGATAGGCGTCTCCCTCCTCCCGGTCGCGTTCGGCTGGGCGCAGGGCCCCAACCCCAAGGCCGCGGACTACGGTTCGACGACCTTCCTGGGTCTCGCCGGGATCACCCTCGTCATCGTCCTGCTCCTGCGCCGCTTCACCCGGGGCTTCGTGAAGCAGATCGCCGTACTCCTCGGCCTGGTCCTCGGCACGCTGATAGCCATCCCCTTCGGTGCCACCGACTTCACACCCATCACCGAGGCGTCCGTCGTCGGCTTCCCGACGCCGTTCCACTTCGGCGCACCGCAGTTCGTGGCCGCCGCGATCATCTCGATGTGTGTGGTCATGCTGGTCTCGATGACCGAGTCGACGGCCGACATGCTGGCACTCGGTGAGATCGTCGAGCGCCCCGCCGACGAGAAGACCATCGCTGCCGGTCTGCGCGCCGACGCCCTCGGCTCGGCCGTCAGCCCGCTGTTCAACGGCTTCATGTGCAGTGCCTTCGCCCAGAACATCGGCCTGGTCGCCATGACCAGGATCCGCAGCCGGTTCGTGGTCGCGGCGGGCGGCGGCTTCCTGATCCTGATGGGCCTGTGCCCGATCGCCGCCTCGCTGATCGCGGTCGTCCCGCGCCCGGTGCTCGGCGGAGCGGGCATCGTGCTCTTCGGCTCGGTCGCGGCCAGCGGCATCCAGACCCTCGTCAAGGCGAGCCTGGAGAAGGACAACAACGTCCTGATCGTCGCCGTCTCCCTCGCGGTCGGCATCATCCCGATCGCCGCCCCGACCTTCTACCACCACTTCCCGGAGACCGCGAAGATCATCCTGGACTCCGGCATCTCCACCGGCTGCCTCGCGGCCGTCGTCCTCAACCTGGTCTTCAACCACATCGGCAAGCGCGCCGACGACGACGAGGTGACGGCTCCGATGGAGCCGGGCGGAGAGATCTCCCACAAGGGCGAGAAGGCGGTGGCGCACGCCCACTGA